One segment of Streptomyces sp. XD-27 DNA contains the following:
- a CDS encoding 5-formyltetrahydrofolate cyclo-ligase has product MRSRFTADDIAAAGAALARHALELPELAAAGTVAAYVSVGREPGTRALLDALRARGVRVLLPVLLPDNDLDWSAYEGAGHLVRAGRGLLEPDGERLGPEAVLAARTVLLPGLAVDRHGVRLGRGGGSYDRVLARLDAAGAAPALVVLLYDGEVLDEVPGEAHDRPVQAAVTPSGVHRFGRTG; this is encoded by the coding sequence GTGAGATCCCGGTTTACGGCGGATGACATCGCGGCGGCCGGGGCGGCGCTGGCACGGCACGCGCTGGAGCTGCCGGAGCTGGCCGCGGCGGGGACGGTGGCGGCGTACGTGTCCGTGGGCCGGGAACCGGGCACCCGCGCGCTGCTGGACGCGCTGCGCGCGCGGGGCGTCCGGGTACTGCTGCCGGTGCTGCTCCCCGACAACGATCTGGACTGGAGCGCGTACGAGGGCGCGGGCCATCTGGTCCGCGCGGGGCGGGGGCTGCTGGAGCCGGACGGCGAGCGGCTGGGCCCCGAGGCGGTGCTGGCCGCACGGACCGTGCTGCTGCCGGGCCTCGCGGTCGACCGGCACGGGGTGCGGCTGGGCCGCGGTGGCGGCAGTTACGACCGGGTGCTGGCCCGGCTCGACGCGGCGGGCGCCGCCCCGGCGCTGGTGGTGCTGCTGTACGACGGCGAGGTGCTGGACGAGGTGCCGGGCGAGGCGCACGACCGCCCGGTGCAGGCCGCGGTGACGCCGTCGGGCGTGCACCGCTTCGGCCGCACGGGCTGA
- the galU gene encoding UTP--glucose-1-phosphate uridylyltransferase GalU, with translation MTQSRTRISKAVIPAAGLGTRFLPATKATPKEMLPVVDKPAIQYVVEEAVTAGLSDVLMITGRNKRPLEDHFDRNYELEELLTRKGDETRLARVQESSDLATMHYVRQGDPRGLGHAVLCAEPHVGDQPFAVLLGDDLIDARDQLLSRMVEVQEQQGGSVIALMEVDPAQIHLYGCAAVKTTAEEDVVQVTGLVEKPEPADAPSNYAVIGRYVLDPAVFGVLRETKPGRGGEIQLTDALQALATDTTLGGPVHGVVFKGRRYDTGDRGDYLRAIVRLACEREDLGPDFRAWLRSYVTEEM, from the coding sequence ATGACTCAATCGCGTACTCGGATCAGCAAGGCTGTCATCCCTGCCGCAGGACTCGGCACCCGGTTCCTCCCGGCGACGAAGGCCACTCCCAAGGAGATGCTGCCAGTCGTCGACAAGCCGGCGATCCAGTACGTCGTGGAAGAGGCCGTCACCGCCGGACTGTCGGACGTCCTGATGATCACGGGCCGCAACAAGCGGCCCCTGGAGGACCACTTCGACCGCAACTACGAGCTCGAGGAGCTCCTGACCCGCAAGGGAGACGAGACCCGTCTCGCCCGCGTGCAGGAGTCCAGCGACCTCGCGACGATGCACTACGTCCGGCAGGGTGACCCGCGCGGCCTCGGCCACGCCGTACTGTGCGCCGAGCCGCACGTCGGCGACCAGCCCTTCGCCGTCCTGCTCGGCGACGACCTCATCGACGCCCGCGACCAGCTGCTCAGCCGCATGGTGGAGGTGCAGGAGCAGCAGGGCGGCAGCGTGATCGCCCTCATGGAGGTCGACCCCGCCCAGATCCACCTCTACGGCTGCGCCGCGGTGAAGACCACCGCCGAAGAGGACGTCGTCCAGGTGACCGGGCTGGTGGAGAAGCCCGAGCCGGCCGACGCGCCCAGCAACTACGCCGTGATCGGCCGCTACGTCCTGGACCCGGCCGTCTTCGGCGTGCTGCGCGAGACCAAGCCCGGCCGGGGCGGCGAGATCCAGCTCACCGACGCCCTCCAGGCGCTGGCCACCGACACGACCCTCGGCGGCCCCGTGCACGGTGTCGTCTTCAAGGGCCGCCGCTACGACACCGGCGACCGCGGCGACTATCTGCGTGCCATTGTCAGACTCGCGTGCGAACGTGAAGACCTGGGCCCGGACTTCCGGGCCTGGCTCCGCAGTTACGTCACCGAGGAGATGTAG
- the glp gene encoding gephyrin-like molybdotransferase Glp — protein MSGAPDPERAPDSDRLWSVAEHLGDIIGKIRPLEPIELRLLEAQGCVLVEDVTVSVALPPFDNSSMDGYAVRTADVAAATPESPAALTVIGDVAAGSGELPAVGPGEAARIMTGAPLPPGAEAVVPVEWTDGGTGAGPAAAMRAHSAAPEGAGGQVLVYRPAEPRAHVRARGSDVRAGELALPAGTVLGPQQIALLAAIGRATVTVRPRPRVVVLSTGSELVPPGEPLGPGRIHDSNSFQLTAAARDAGAIAYRVGAVADDAATLRATVEDQLIRADAIVTSGGVSVGAYDVVKEALGEEVEFRKVAMQPGKPQGFGRIGPDGVPLLALPGNPVSAYVSFELFVRPVIRTLMGLPSVYRATCRAVCPEGVASSPAGRRQFLRGRFEASVVAGEPGTVTPVGGAGSHLVKALAHANALIVVPEDATEVAPGGEVDVLLLT, from the coding sequence GTGAGCGGCGCCCCGGACCCGGAGCGCGCTCCCGACTCCGACCGCCTGTGGTCGGTGGCCGAGCACCTCGGCGACATCATCGGGAAGATCCGCCCGCTGGAGCCGATCGAGCTGCGGTTGCTGGAGGCCCAGGGCTGCGTGCTGGTGGAGGACGTCACGGTGTCCGTGGCCCTCCCGCCCTTCGACAACAGCTCCATGGACGGTTATGCGGTGCGTACGGCCGACGTGGCGGCCGCGACGCCGGAGTCACCCGCGGCCCTGACCGTCATCGGCGACGTGGCGGCGGGCAGCGGCGAGCTGCCCGCCGTCGGGCCGGGCGAGGCCGCCCGGATCATGACCGGCGCCCCGCTGCCTCCGGGCGCCGAGGCCGTGGTGCCCGTGGAGTGGACCGACGGCGGCACCGGAGCGGGCCCCGCGGCGGCCATGCGCGCGCACAGCGCGGCCCCCGAGGGCGCCGGCGGCCAGGTCCTGGTCTACCGCCCGGCCGAGCCGCGGGCGCACGTCCGCGCGCGCGGCAGCGACGTCCGGGCCGGGGAGCTGGCGCTGCCCGCGGGCACCGTGCTCGGCCCGCAGCAGATCGCGCTGCTGGCCGCCATCGGGCGGGCCACCGTCACGGTCCGGCCGCGGCCGCGCGTCGTCGTGCTGTCCACCGGCAGCGAGCTGGTCCCGCCCGGGGAGCCGCTGGGCCCCGGCCGGATCCACGACTCCAACAGCTTCCAGCTCACCGCGGCGGCCCGGGACGCCGGCGCCATCGCCTACCGGGTCGGCGCGGTCGCCGACGACGCGGCCACGCTGCGCGCCACCGTCGAGGACCAGCTGATCCGCGCCGACGCCATCGTCACCAGCGGCGGCGTCAGCGTCGGCGCGTACGACGTGGTCAAGGAGGCGCTGGGGGAGGAGGTGGAGTTCCGCAAGGTCGCCATGCAGCCCGGCAAGCCCCAGGGCTTCGGCCGGATCGGGCCCGACGGCGTCCCGCTGCTCGCCCTCCCCGGCAACCCGGTCAGCGCCTACGTCTCCTTCGAGCTGTTCGTGCGGCCCGTCATCCGCACGCTCATGGGACTGCCGTCGGTGTACCGCGCCACCTGCCGGGCGGTGTGCCCCGAGGGCGTCGCCTCCTCCCCGGCGGGCAGGCGGCAGTTCCTGCGCGGCCGGTTCGAGGCCTCCGTGGTGGCCGGGGAGCCGGGCACCGTCACCCCTGTGGGCGGCGCCGGATCGCATCTGGTCAAGGCGCTCGCGCACGCCAACGCGCTGATTGTGGTCCCCGAGGACGCCACCGAGGTGGCTCCCGGCGGCGAGGTGGACGTGCTCCTGCTCACGTAG
- the moaC gene encoding cyclic pyranopterin monophosphate synthase MoaC produces the protein MSSAQDHLTHLDAEGAARMVDVSAKDVTARTARASGRVLVSPRVVELLRGEGLPKGDALATARIAGIMGAKRTPDLVPLCHPLAVSGVKVDLAVADDAVEITATVKTTDRTGVEMEALTAVSVAALTVVDMVKAVDKAAVITDVRVEEKTGGKSGDWSRA, from the coding sequence ATGAGCAGCGCCCAGGACCACCTCACCCACCTCGACGCGGAAGGCGCGGCCCGTATGGTCGACGTCTCGGCCAAGGACGTCACCGCGCGCACCGCCCGCGCCAGCGGCCGCGTGCTCGTCTCACCGCGCGTCGTGGAGCTGCTGCGGGGCGAGGGCCTGCCCAAGGGCGACGCCCTCGCCACGGCCCGGATCGCGGGCATCATGGGCGCCAAGCGCACCCCCGACCTCGTACCGCTGTGCCACCCGCTGGCGGTCTCGGGCGTGAAGGTCGACCTGGCCGTCGCCGACGACGCGGTGGAGATCACGGCCACCGTGAAGACGACCGACCGCACGGGGGTGGAGATGGAGGCGCTGACCGCGGTCAGCGTCGCCGCGCTCACCGTGGTGGACATGGTCAAGGCCGTCGACAAGGCCGCGGTGATCACGGACGTACGGGTCGAGGAGAAGACCGGCGGCAAGTCCGGCGACTGGAGTCGGGCGTGA
- a CDS encoding molybdenum cofactor biosynthesis protein B: MTAPGPTGYRALVVTASNRASAGVYADKGGPLIADGLAGLGFAVDGPRVVPDGDPVEAALREAVAAAYDVVVTTGGTGISPTDRTPEATRRVLDREIPGIAEAIRAEGLAKVPTAALSRGLAGVAGTTLIVNLPGSTGGVRDGLAVLGRLLVHAVEQVRGGDHPRPDGPSGSPS; the protein is encoded by the coding sequence GTGACCGCGCCGGGCCCGACCGGGTACCGCGCCCTGGTGGTCACCGCCTCCAACCGGGCGTCCGCCGGGGTGTACGCCGACAAGGGCGGCCCGCTGATCGCCGACGGGCTCGCCGGACTCGGCTTCGCGGTCGACGGTCCGCGCGTCGTGCCGGACGGCGACCCGGTGGAGGCGGCCCTGCGGGAGGCGGTGGCCGCCGCGTACGACGTGGTGGTCACCACCGGCGGCACCGGGATCTCGCCCACCGACCGCACCCCCGAGGCGACCCGCCGCGTCCTGGACCGGGAGATCCCCGGCATCGCCGAGGCGATCCGCGCCGAGGGGCTCGCCAAGGTCCCCACCGCGGCGCTCTCCCGCGGCCTGGCCGGTGTCGCCGGCACCACCTTGATCGTGAACCTGCCCGGCTCCACGGGCGGGGTCCGCGACGGGCTCGCCGTTCTGGGGCGGCTGCTCGTCCACGCCGTCGAGCAGGTCCGCGGCGGCGACCACCCCAGACCCGACGGCCCGTCCGGGAGCCCCAGCTGA
- a CDS encoding GNAT family N-acetyltransferase: MNAPWPVRLVDGETALRPIRLRDQREWREVNQRNREWLRPWEATIPPAPPGGPVTRRPTYRQMVRHLRSEAHAGRMLPFVIEYQGRLAGQLTVAGITWGSMCSGHVGYWVDEAVAGRGVMPTAVALAVDHCFHMVGLHRIEVCIRPENTPSRRVVEKLGFREEGMRPRYLHIDGAWRDHLVFALTAEEVPEGLLARWHRTRPGTPQK; this comes from the coding sequence CTGAACGCCCCTTGGCCGGTGCGACTGGTGGACGGTGAGACGGCCCTCCGCCCCATAAGGCTGCGCGACCAGCGGGAATGGCGCGAGGTCAACCAGCGCAACCGGGAGTGGCTGCGCCCTTGGGAGGCGACCATCCCGCCCGCTCCGCCGGGCGGCCCGGTCACCCGCCGACCCACCTACCGGCAGATGGTCCGCCATCTGCGCTCCGAGGCGCACGCCGGGCGCATGCTGCCGTTCGTCATCGAGTACCAGGGGCGGCTGGCCGGACAGCTGACGGTCGCCGGGATCACCTGGGGATCGATGTGCTCGGGCCATGTCGGCTACTGGGTGGACGAGGCCGTCGCGGGCCGTGGTGTGATGCCGACCGCCGTGGCGCTCGCGGTCGATCACTGCTTCCACATGGTCGGGCTGCACCGGATCGAGGTGTGCATCCGCCCGGAGAACACGCCGAGTCGCCGGGTGGTGGAGAAACTCGGATTCCGGGAGGAGGGCATGCGGCCCCGTTATCTCCACATCGACGGTGCCTGGCGCGACCACCTGGTCTTCGCGCTGACGGCGGAGGAGGTGCCGGAGGGGCTGCTGGCCCGGTGGCATCGCACGAGACCCGGCACCCCGCAGAAATAA
- a CDS encoding NB-ARC domain-containing protein — protein MEPFTTSAVLSAIGTVTSGALSGAGGEMGRRGSEALAGMVRRVRRGPTAPDDGASSGADEDQGASSGADEDQQAVLPIAEEEQRELTRWLLDRARNSPGFAGELAAWLREVAWLEPRVPAAVALGASCPQALTPASATFTDREHLMAQIAELLEAGDRPVGVPLVVVLVGPGGIGKTAAAVQCGHLLKERFPHGQLFVDLKGDTPAEALSPSDALVGFLDQLGVPADRIPADQQRQEALFRACVAERRMLVLLDNAHSAAQVGPLLPAASGSLVIVTSRHRLDRLAADPGARIIKVGPLSTADSVRLLTRIAGADRVAGSESEVRAVAERCDGYPLALCAVGSQVAVRRHLMWEAVDRRLAERARRRDQEAEAVDERSPGGAVQLATDATYGELTLPAARLYRMLGVRAWPEITVGMAARAVDVDEDEARALLEELAGVHLLEEVAAERYRFHDLVRGHARQRALAEERPANIARAVGRMATGYLRFAAAADFRVIPSRWRLGPAYRGLVLPEGRARDDGRAALAELRRERENLAAAVRAAEEYGFDDLVWQLCEAMWGLHLRLGFHHQWVETHEAGVRAARSRVADGFGDRRAVARMLVQLAFAYMGLGRSEDAEDALVGAAHEDEAARHHRGQATAVEAMGLLRLRQWRYPEAERCFREAQEILRRIGPGDDGERDVPRALAILEHHIGRALRGRRRYAEAVRQLNGALSAFRALDEPDLYNEGRVYMSLGETHLDAGGDGDVELARVCLDKAIATMGDEGAEVQHADAAEMRARCAGRMGDPAAEAEDLRTAAALYEKAGDEAGAARVRARLAELVEPAEPGQPGEG, from the coding sequence GTGGAGCCGTTCACGACGTCGGCGGTGCTCTCGGCGATCGGCACCGTGACCTCCGGTGCCCTGTCGGGGGCCGGCGGGGAGATGGGGCGGCGTGGTTCGGAGGCGCTGGCCGGGATGGTGCGGCGGGTACGGCGCGGTCCCACCGCCCCGGACGACGGGGCGTCTTCCGGCGCCGACGAGGACCAAGGGGCGTCTTCCGGGGCCGACGAGGACCAGCAGGCCGTGCTGCCCATCGCCGAAGAGGAGCAGCGGGAGCTGACCCGGTGGCTCCTGGATCGTGCCCGTAACTCGCCCGGATTCGCCGGGGAGTTGGCGGCGTGGCTGCGCGAGGTCGCGTGGCTGGAGCCGCGGGTCCCTGCCGCCGTCGCGCTCGGCGCGTCCTGCCCGCAGGCGCTGACGCCGGCCAGTGCCACGTTCACCGATCGCGAGCACCTGATGGCGCAGATCGCCGAACTGCTGGAGGCCGGGGACAGGCCCGTCGGCGTACCGCTGGTCGTCGTCCTCGTGGGGCCCGGCGGCATCGGCAAGACCGCCGCCGCCGTGCAGTGCGGGCATCTGCTCAAGGAGCGGTTCCCGCATGGCCAGCTCTTCGTGGATCTTAAGGGCGATACGCCGGCGGAGGCGCTGTCGCCGTCCGACGCGCTCGTCGGGTTTCTCGACCAGCTCGGCGTACCGGCCGACAGGATCCCGGCGGACCAGCAGCGGCAGGAGGCCCTGTTCCGCGCCTGCGTGGCCGAGCGGCGCATGCTCGTGCTGCTCGACAACGCCCACTCCGCGGCCCAGGTCGGACCGCTGCTGCCGGCGGCGTCCGGATCGTTGGTCATCGTCACCAGCCGGCACCGGCTCGACCGGCTCGCGGCCGATCCGGGGGCGCGGATCATCAAGGTCGGTCCGCTCAGCACCGCGGACTCCGTGCGCCTGCTGACCCGCATCGCGGGCGCCGACCGCGTGGCCGGAAGCGAGTCGGAGGTTCGGGCGGTCGCCGAGCGGTGCGACGGATACCCCCTCGCGCTCTGCGCGGTGGGCTCCCAGGTCGCGGTACGGAGACACCTCATGTGGGAGGCGGTCGACCGGCGGCTCGCCGAGCGGGCGCGCCGCCGGGATCAGGAGGCTGAGGCTGTGGACGAACGGTCGCCCGGGGGCGCGGTGCAGCTCGCGACCGACGCCACGTACGGGGAGTTGACCCTCCCAGCGGCCCGGCTCTACCGGATGCTGGGTGTGCGGGCGTGGCCGGAGATCACCGTCGGGATGGCGGCGCGCGCCGTCGACGTCGACGAGGACGAGGCACGTGCGCTCCTCGAAGAGCTCGCCGGCGTGCACCTGCTCGAAGAAGTCGCCGCCGAGCGCTACCGGTTCCATGACCTGGTGCGCGGCCACGCCCGGCAACGCGCCCTGGCGGAGGAGCGGCCCGCGAACATCGCGCGCGCCGTCGGCCGCATGGCCACCGGGTACCTGCGCTTCGCGGCGGCCGCCGATTTCCGCGTCATTCCCTCGCGTTGGCGGCTCGGGCCCGCCTACCGCGGGCTGGTCCTGCCGGAGGGCCGGGCCCGGGACGACGGCCGGGCCGCCCTGGCGGAGCTGCGGCGCGAGCGCGAGAACCTCGCCGCGGCCGTGCGGGCGGCCGAGGAATACGGCTTCGACGATCTGGTCTGGCAGTTGTGCGAGGCCATGTGGGGCCTGCATCTGCGGCTCGGCTTCCACCATCAGTGGGTCGAGACGCATGAGGCGGGGGTCCGGGCCGCGCGCAGCCGCGTGGCGGACGGGTTCGGCGACCGGCGCGCCGTGGCCCGGATGCTGGTCCAGCTCGCCTTCGCCTACATGGGGCTCGGCCGCTCGGAGGATGCCGAGGACGCCCTGGTCGGCGCCGCGCACGAGGACGAGGCAGCACGGCACCACCGCGGCCAGGCGACGGCGGTCGAGGCGATGGGGCTGCTGCGCCTGAGGCAGTGGCGCTACCCCGAGGCGGAGCGGTGCTTCCGGGAGGCCCAGGAGATCCTGCGGCGCATCGGTCCCGGAGACGACGGGGAGCGGGACGTCCCGCGCGCCCTGGCGATCCTCGAGCACCACATCGGCCGTGCCCTGCGCGGCCGGAGGCGCTACGCCGAGGCGGTACGGCAACTGAACGGCGCGCTCAGCGCGTTCCGCGCCCTTGACGAGCCGGACCTGTACAACGAGGGCCGCGTCTATATGAGTCTGGGCGAGACGCATCTGGACGCCGGGGGAGACGGTGACGTCGAGCTCGCGCGCGTCTGCCTCGACAAGGCCATCGCGACCATGGGGGACGAGGGCGCCGAGGTGCAGCACGCCGACGCCGCGGAGATGCGGGCCCGCTGTGCCGGGCGGATGGGCGACCCGGCGGCCGAGGCCGAGGACCTGCGTACCGCCGCCGCCTTGTACGAGAAGGCCGGTGACGAGGCGGGCGCCGCCCGGGTCCGGGCTCGGCTGGCGGAGCTCGTGGAGCCGGCGGAGCCTGGGCAGCCCGGGGAGGGCTAA
- a CDS encoding snapalysin family zinc-dependent metalloprotease: protein MPVRTLARGFAPALTAALALVAAGQATAAPGTGTDPERAPAPRVLTYDAGASAEFKAAVDRGAAIWNESVDSVELRPATAGQRANIRIIADNGWPRAVPTSLGNGTVYIGRQAVNQGYNTIRISSHELGHILGLPDIKPGPCSSLMSGSTAGVSCTNPYPDAAEKADVESNFGGAFAWPTGLSRNTVVRD, encoded by the coding sequence ATGCCCGTCCGCACGCTCGCACGCGGCTTCGCCCCCGCCCTCACGGCGGCCCTCGCCCTGGTGGCCGCCGGCCAGGCCACCGCCGCCCCCGGCACCGGCACCGACCCGGAGCGCGCCCCCGCGCCCCGGGTGCTGACGTACGACGCCGGCGCGTCCGCGGAGTTCAAGGCCGCGGTGGACCGGGGCGCAGCGATCTGGAACGAGAGCGTCGACAGCGTCGAACTGCGGCCCGCCACGGCCGGGCAGCGCGCCAACATACGGATCATCGCGGACAACGGCTGGCCGCGCGCCGTGCCCACGTCGCTGGGCAACGGCACGGTCTACATCGGGCGGCAGGCCGTGAACCAGGGCTACAACACCATCCGCATCTCGTCGCACGAACTCGGTCACATCCTGGGCCTGCCCGACATCAAGCCCGGCCCCTGCTCCAGCCTGATGTCCGGCTCCACCGCCGGGGTCTCGTGCACGAACCCGTACCCGGACGCGGCGGAGAAGGCCGACGTCGAGTCCAACTTCGGCGGCGCGTTCGCCTGGCCGACCGGCCTGTCGCGCAACACGGTGGTCAGGGACTGA
- a CDS encoding GNAT family N-acetyltransferase, giving the protein MEIRPVPYDHPDAVALDAEVQLEYDERYGDGGDRTPMHPADFAPPNGLYLLIYDEQGRPIASGGWRCQDENDEGNEDGDAELKRMYVVPWARGRGLARRILAELEESARAAGRIRMVLETGSKQPEAIALYASSGYVPVKKFGLYRCSELAHCMGKPLRPAADRSAGGALEPPVAR; this is encoded by the coding sequence ATGGAGATTCGCCCTGTCCCCTACGACCACCCGGACGCCGTCGCGCTCGACGCGGAGGTGCAGCTGGAGTACGACGAGCGGTACGGCGACGGGGGCGATCGGACCCCGATGCACCCCGCGGACTTCGCGCCGCCGAACGGGCTGTACCTGCTGATCTACGACGAGCAGGGCCGCCCGATCGCCTCCGGCGGCTGGCGCTGCCAGGACGAGAACGACGAGGGCAACGAGGACGGGGACGCCGAGCTGAAGCGGATGTACGTGGTGCCGTGGGCACGCGGCCGCGGGCTGGCCCGGCGGATCCTGGCCGAGCTGGAGGAGAGCGCGCGAGCCGCGGGCCGGATCCGGATGGTGCTGGAGACCGGCAGCAAGCAGCCGGAGGCCATCGCGCTGTATGCGTCGAGCGGCTATGTCCCGGTGAAGAAGTTCGGCCTCTACCGCTGCTCGGAGCTCGCCCACTGCATGGGCAAGCCACTGCGACCGGCGGCGGACAGGTCCGCCGGTGGCGCGTTGGAGCCGCCGGTGGCCCGATAG